The Opisthocomus hoazin isolate bOpiHoa1 chromosome 9, bOpiHoa1.hap1, whole genome shotgun sequence genomic sequence TATAAGACAGTGAATTTAAACTACAACAGATCTAGCTGAAAATGAGATAATACTACAAAATTCGTGTTCTGAAATTGTTCCCATACGAGTTACAGTAATTCAGAAAGATCTGTGACCAGGCAGGGTGTATGGGACCATGATACTTTCTTAAGCATCCTTCTCATAAATAGTTTATTTTGCTAGTTTCATTGCCTCTCTGACGTGCTCAGAATGACACACTGTTTGATCAGTGCTAGCTACAGTCAATGTCTGCTGCAAATAAAATGAACAATTTACATGGATAGAAGTGATACTTAAAGTTGAGTAGTATGGGTCTGCAACTATTGCACTAGTTGCTTTTTATGTATTGAAGATTGTTGCtactgcagcagggctggtaGGTTTCAGTAGgagtttacatttttaaatataaatgggCTGCTGCCATTAAAGAAACATTCGCTTACTAGACTGGCCCAgtcaactttaaaaacaaaccacagatcTCTTATGCAAGAAAGTAAGAGTTTGCGTAGTTGTCTAGCGTAAGTACTGACTATATTCTAGTGTTCTCATACATTTGTTTTGGTCTTAGGATCTGAAAATGCTTGTGAAAAGACTTCATTTATGTTTCTGCGACAAGAGTTGCCTGTGAGATTGGCAAACATAATGAAGGAAATAAACCTGCTTCCAGACAACCTCCTAAGAACACCTTCTGTTCAGCTGGTGCAGAGCTGGTAAGAACAGCGTTCTCGTACCTTTAAGGGTGACGTTCTGCTTATACACAAGTTGGAGGAAGTAATTCTCTTCTATAGAAAGAACATTTCATGTGCCTGTTACATGAACATCACTTATTTAGACTGAGTAAATATCCCAATGTGACAAAATCGGAAACTAAATTTACAGACTTGGGAAAAAACCTTCAGGAGCAATGGGAGAACTCACAAAGGGATTAAAAATCATGAAGTGTTGCAGGTAGTCATGTATGAGaattcagtaaaaacaaaaatccaccaGAACAGTGTTTAATAGGGGACTTACCTAAAATGATAAAGCTAGTTGAAGAAACCAACAGAAGCAGGCTAATGCAGAAAATACTTGCAAGAGATAGTAGAAACCATTTAAGAGACAGGTTATTGCAGATTGAGAGTAAAGGTgtagaaaatatgaagaaagagAAGTAGGAAGCTCCCAAAGCCAAAATGTATGAAACAAGAGAAAGAATACGaggctattaaaataaaaaaagacatcctttgaaaagtaaaatttgcTTTCAAGTAAGGAACATACACAGAAGCGTAAACCTTTAGAAGATGAAAGTAAAGCAAAGAGATTGCTTGGCAACTGCTAAAGGCACATGGCTATCtagaaaggcttttaaaattaagAGAACAGAAAATCTGCCACTGAATAAGTGGGATTAATTAGATGGCTGAATATAAAAAGAGCTATCAGTGAAGATGAAGGCTCTTAATGAAACACAAATGCTTAAATTCTCATGATACTAAATGGCATTGATCAAATGGGAAATGAATTCCACTTGGACAAATACAAAGCAGAGCGCAGAGAGGAACCTCTTCTCCCTGTATTCTTGCTTGCttagaatggaaaaagaaattttgaTGCTACTGGGGATATTTTTCTGAATATGTCAGTTGATAGGCAAGGCAGCAAATAGTGTTAGGAACTAAGTCAAATAGGGAGGAATATAATTGTACCACTGTGTTAGCCCATTATTCCTCTGAATTGCATGCAGTTTTAGTCCATCCTGAGCAGAAAAGACCAAGAGGGATAACCAGAGGGTTGGAACAATTCCTACGTGAGGAGAAAACAAATGGAATTCTTCAGCTTGGAAAATACACATGTAAGGAAAGAGATGGCAGAACTACTTAAATCATAAACAAGCTGGGAAGATTTTCTAATAACAGGAACTTGCTGGGACTTTAAATAAGTGATCGCCTACTGGGTTTAAAGCACAAGGAAGATCTTCTATGCATTCTAATTAAATTGTGGAATTCATTGCTCTcaaaattttggaagaaaacatcATGAATAGATTCAAAAGGATCCAACAAAATTCACAGGGACTAGATCAGTGGGATATATCAAATACAATGATTTGGAAACAAGCAACCTTGGAAGACCGTAAATTGCTAACCAGAGGGATCTGGGGAGGCATGCTAGAATTGGTCTTTGTcatgtttcttttgtttaaagGTATGTCCAAAGTCTTCAGGAGATCCTTGACTTTAAAGACAAAAGCTCTGAAGATTCAGGTGCTGTTCATAGGTAAGGAGTTGCTGTCACATATGTTAATATTATGTAGAAGGACTGGCAAGAAAAtgatagtttacgaaaaattgcaGCTGTCTCCAGTCTTTACACAAGAATTGCAATAACGTCACCCGCTGTCCCTAAAAGGAGAGTAcattaaaacatgaaacaaaGCACTTTTATGTCATATCATTCtggccaggtttttttttgttacaccGAAGAAGCTATGAACATGTTAAACTTCACCAAATGTGTACCAGTTCCTTATTTGTAATGTTGGAACTGCTGTATGGAACTTTTCACCTGTAGAGTAGGTTTGCTCATCGTTGGCTGACCGTAACTTCCGTTTGACAGGCGTGGGATGTTCTGCACGAAAATGGTTGGCACAGTTTTTTTCCTGGCAGTAATcaagataaataaataatagtTTTATAAGTAATAATGGTTGATTACTGATTGTTTCGATGCTAGTCACATGGAATATGTTGTAAAGACTGATCTGTCTTGTTATTGCAGTAGGCAGACCTGTGATATTTCTGTGCCTAACGGTCTTCATTTTTGTAGGCAGATACTCTGTTTCCCAGAGTATTAAATTAACTTGAAAGTGAAATACTAACAATTTATTAATTTTAGTTTTACAGATACTGTGATAAAGATCCGTAATCGACACAATGATGTAATTCCTACGATGGCTCAAGGAGTAATAGAGTACAAGGAAAGCTTTGGCATTGATCCAGTGACCTCACAGAACGTGCAGTATTTTTTAGACCGTTTCTACATGAGTCGCATTTCAATTAGAATGCTCCTTAATCAACACTGTAAGTGCCGTTGTTGAAAGGAGGGGAAATGATACCTGCACTATGTCagtatattttcctttaattttcaaGTGTTTCATATGTCCTTAAATGCTTCTGAGGAGCGCACTATTCGCCTTGCTATTTATAAACTCGTTCTTAATACATTCTTAAAATATGTATTAGTAGTAGTCTTTCAAGTATGGTGAAGACTGGAATTATAGATTGCCTATAAATTTCTGTTTAGCAACACTGAAGACAAAACTAAAATGATAAAATTATATTGagtattaaataatattttcttttttggcagctttacTGTTTGGTGGGAAAATTAATCCAGCTCATCCAAAACACATTGGAAGCATTGATCCTAGCTGCAATGTTGTTGAAGTTATTAGAGGTAAATTCAGCAGATAAGAACAAGCATCCTGGAAACTTACATGAATGTCTATACTGTGAGCCAATACACATCTTGATATTCACGTACTGTTTAGTTCTTTCCTGCCTGGAGCAGAAGTTTCATTTACAGTGTAATACAGTTTTGACGCTTTTTCCTATAACCCAGTTTTTCTGAGGAAAATACAAAATCTCCCTGACAGTGCACAGCGTTTTcaatttttgtttgtctttttggaAAActacaaaggagaagaaaaaaaaagtggaggggAAAAGGtaactttctgtgtttttattataGATGGCTATGAAAGTGCTAAGAGACTTTGTGATTTATATTACATGAGCTCTCCAGAACTCATCCTTGAAGAGCTGAATGGTAAGTCAGTATGGGACGAGGCATTCTCTTGAACACAGTGATGGCTTCTTCTAAAGTAGCTGGTGGTGAAATGTTCTCCTTCCACTTTGCATATAGCTAATGTGTTCTCTGTGTCTACTGTCATAGATAgtttgggtttatttgtttttaatctggCAGAGGCTTTCCCTGTTCCTCCCTTTAATTAGAAAACTGAAATCAGTAGAAAAGTTTTTGACACTACAGCTGTTGATGTAACAGATTTTAGCAGCCTCCTTCCCTCCATAAGATTTCTTGTATGTCTTCACCCTACGCTGTCTATTGCATCTCACCCTTTATGCATTTCTTGTGACACTTTTAAGATTTATGGTAAACATTCCATTCTAATTTCTCTTGCTTATTCGGCTGTCGTGTTCTTGTAGTTGTAATTAGATATAGTACACTCAAGTCATGGTAAAATGTATTTGAACCCATTGGCTGTGACTTGAAAAAACAGTTTACAACTGTGTTGCTGTGATCCTGGAGGTCAGCTGTTGTCCTCACAGTCCTGCTGAATGCTAAAGAGCCTTTCTGACACTACTCACTAGAGTACTTTTCAAGATGCTAAATGCCAAGTTCAGACAGACCTACAAAAACAAGCAATCAAAATTGCTTCTGCAAATAATTCTGGAAGCCAAAGCGCAGTCACGGTAACTTGGCCTATGAAGCTAAAGACAAAGACAGGGTGGCCTTGACTACGCATTCCAGATCTCTTCTTCCTATTGTACAAAATGTATCATTCTGTATCTAGGTTAAAGAGTTTACCTCTCTCCATTTTTGGAGCATGATACTAAAAACATTTGGAGGAAACCATCGGTCATGCTAGCTAATTCTCTGCACTGAGGGGTCATTTAATGGTCTATGTGCTCTAGAAGTCAGAACAAATAGTTCAGTTTTTATAAAAGGAGTGACCTTTTGCTCAACGAATTGTGAAGGTGAGTTAAACCTGATCCAGGCCAAATGCACATTCCTTGCCCACAACTGAGAGTGGAGACCATAATTTAAACCTTAGGCATGGAATCTGGGtgtggaggcagggagggaagccgACAACTTGAGGACGGGAACCTGACGTATTCCAAAGtgtgattcccccccccctttatttttgcTGGGTACATAATTTGTTCTAGGTCTTTTGTCACAGTAGTCTTCAACATTTATGTTCATAAAGCACTGGTTACTAACACAGTCCGGTGAGAAATTATTAATTTGTTGAACTGAAAGAACGTTGAGTCTCAGGAGAATTTTCTGAGCATTTTCCTTAATTTCCTTAATTCCATTAAGCAAATGCCTTAATTTTTGATATAATGAACATGTTCCCATGAtaaattttctaaaatttattctttaaaaaatgtttgaagacAGAATAGTCTATGTAATTTTTATTAAGGTTTCTTGTTAGGAATCAGCCAATTTCTAAGTGAATCCAAGAATAGGCTGTGCTGTAGTTAATATTTGGTGCATCGTAGGATCGTAAGATACTtcaggttgggagggacctcaggaggtttcTAGCctgcctcctgctcaaagcagggacaACTACAAGGtcaggccaggttgctcagggctttaagCAGTTTGATCTTGCAGATCCTCCAAGGATGATGACTACataacatctctgggcaacctgtttcaatgCTGAAGTGTCATGGTGAAAAAGTTTTTCtctatatccagtctgaacctctgtTATTTCATTTTACACTGTTTCTTGTTCTCCCACCACCTGAGGAGCCTGACTCTTATCTTCATAACCGCCTCAGGTATTCAAAAGCAACTATTATATGCCCTAACCAGTGATGCCACAGGGGATTTTAAGATTAATTTCTAATGCTGCAAGCACACTTGAAAATCTTGAGTATGACTTTAGATTAACATACAACTTTTTGTAagatttctgttaaaattttccttctcttgtaAATTCTCTTAACAATACAAATACCCATTTTGAATTACCGCGGGAATGAATAAAAGGTAACTTAGTTTGCTATTCAATGATTTAGACTCTCTTTTCTCCAGGTAAATCACCAGGACAGCCCATGCAAGTGGTGTATGTTCCATCACATCTCTATCACATGGTTTTCGAACTTTTCAAGGTCTGTGTACTTAGCATTACACAGTTCTTTTATACATCTTTGTTGAGTGAGATTGTATTTGTTTGACTTTTTGAACCAATTCTAGATAGCAATGTGATTTTCCAAGTGCAGACCTCTTGCTCTTTGACTGCAGGAAGATATCTGAATTGTACTATTTAGACAAATAGTAACTGCATATAAACTGAACAGATTTGGACAAGCTTAGCCACTGAATACATCTGACGCCTTCTGAGTAGACAGCTTTGTCAAAAAAACTTAAAATGTATAAAGACATTAATTAATAAAGCAAGTGAGAATAAGATACACAATTTTTGGTACATCTTCAAATCTGGTACAATGCATAACAGGTCCTATAGATCTGTCCTCAAGCAGTTCAGTCCTAGACTTTTCTTGATTGTTGTGTCATATTGCATGTACTATGCATTAGAAAgaattttacaaataaaattttacttaaaatacTCAGGCATTTGctctaaaaaaattaaatatttgaagtctGTGTATTCCAATAAACTATATAGATACTGATACTGAATAaaccagaaatattaaaaaaaaaaaactactctAAAACCATATACATTTGTCCTGATTTGGAAATATGTGATAAAAGTAACTCTCCTAAATTGATGTTTTAAGATAATATACAAAGTGGTAAGCACAGGATTTAAGCTGTACTTGAAAATTGCAGAATGCAATGAGAGCCACCATGGAACATAATGCTGATCGATGCATTTATCCTCCAATTCACGTACACGTCACATTGGGAAATGAGGATTTAACTGTGAAGGTAcccacttttttattattttgatggTTATTTTGattagtttttttcccctgtcataGGCAGTGTGATCTGGTTCCAACAACAGATTGTATGTGATGATGTAATATGTAAGTAACGACCATTATGGAATTTTACATACTGCATCAGTAGGAAATCTATGAAGAGGTTGCACAGTCACACTAAAGGCTCCGCAATAGAATTCTGTGCTTTTGTCACACTCACGTCTTGCATAGCTTATGAGCAACCATGACTAAAAATGAAGTAGTGTGTTTATACAGTTGTTATATCAGCATTTTGTATGTGACAATGCTCTACAGGTGTGAAACAACTGAGAAAAGGGAGATAAACATGGTGTATTCCATGCAGATCAAACCTCTCCGGAGTATAGTTTGCAgagcaatttcttctttttctgtacaaCATGCGCGTTGGATTTCAAAGACCAGCTGCAAGCACTGTCTTTTTCATAGGTCAAACTAAACTCTAGTAAAACAACTCTTCTGACTTAGTCCTTCAGTAATAGGTTTTAACAGATTGTATTTAACTGGCAGTATTCCTGAggaataaagataaaaatatacagaatcTGGCATTTGCTAAAAGGTAGGTACAGATACTGACTTCAGACAAAATAAAGTTATGAACAAGACAAAAGCAGTGCACAATTTACAGTTTTCTTGCTTCCAAAAGATTATAAATGCTTCATACGGTAGTAGTTTATTTAAATGGATTGGATAAGGGATGAAAGTGAAGAATTCGTCTCTCTCTGGTCATTGCTGTAGCTGAGAGATGAAAACCGCCTAATTTAATAGGGATGATTTTATATTACATTCTGCCTGAACTTTCTCTAGGTTGTTGTTTGAAAGAAGCTGTCTTTTGTAAAAATGTATTAAGGGGCATAAGGCTACATGTTCCTCCTTGTTTCAGATGAGTGATCGTGGTGGAGGTGTTGCTGTGAGGAAAATTGACAGACTATTCAACTACATGTATTCAACAGCACCACGTCCACGTGTTGAAACGTCACGAGCTACACCTTTGGTATGCAAATCTTTTATACATTGTCATCTTGGATATGTTGAATTGTCAGAAAAGAAACCATTTAGCCAAAACTATGAAGTACTGATTTTTGTAGATACAATGAGTATCACCATTTGAATGTTATAGCTTAATTCAAATACTTTTCTGAAAATAACTGGGAAATTGTGTAAAATCCTGAAAATTAAACTTGTTCAAGATTCTGTTTTTCTCTACCAAATATAAAGATCAGGTACCTCAGGCAGCCCACTTAGCTATGCTGCATCTACTGCAGTAAGGACAGGACTCTGAATTCTTGCTGTGGCCActgaatgaaaggaaaaataattatagCAATGATTTCGGATCAAGTCCATCGTTTCATTTGTACCATGTAGTCAGTTTACCACACCCCAGCAAGGATGAAGGTACGCAGGTGGGACAGGGCGTATGAAGAATCTACTTTGGTCTCGTGTGAACTTAATAGATGCACAAGAAATAAAGCATTAGCTCTCAGTAAGAAGACCTGAACATGTTTCCTGAATTTATTCTCTCACATTGCATCattcaaaatgtgtttttaaaatgtatatagtGTTCTGCATCTAGATGACTGTGCAACTCATTAAATACTAGATCGTTACAGAGGAGTGTTGGTATGTTCATTGAGAGATTACCTCTAAAATGTAGtagataaaaaaatatatatttaacacTTCAGGGCTATGTTTTGCTACTGCAGACAGGGCTTGATAGAATTTTAGTATAAGCTACAAATTCATAGACATTGCTTCTTGgaccttttttatatatattggtGAAATGTATCTGACTGAAGCACTCAGTGTTCTTATGGTTAGCAGCTCTGTGAGGTGTAAGATAGACTCAGTATGATTTTCTCTAATGGTGTCATCTCTTCCTGAAAAAGCTACTGTAATACAAGAAGTGTTATCTAGCATTCCTGTCCGACAAAGGAATAAAACAGTTGTCATAATCACAATCATCCATGCCTGTTTCTGGGGTGTATAATAGTTCTGGGGTACATAATAGTTAACATTTGAACTCCTCTTACTGTCAAACATCATGCTTAGTTTGTCTATTTAcgtattaaaataaaacaacagtaCCGATTGATGCAATTAATGAAAATTTACTCTTTCTCCTGGATCAGGCTGGATTTGGTTATGGCTTACCCATATCACGTCTGTATGCACAGTACTTCCAAGGAGACCTGAAACTGTATTCCTTAGAAGGCTATGGTACAGATGCAGTTATTTACATAAAGGTATGATGTGAGACATTACCATTTTAAATTTATCAGCAACTTTTAACTGCTAGTGGAACTCCTTGTTCTGTTACTATAAGTTTGATTAAAAAGAATCGTCAGCTACAGTTTTCTCTACTTACAGGCCTTATCAA encodes the following:
- the PDK1 gene encoding pyruvate dehydrogenase (acetyl-transferring) kinase isozyme 1, mitochondrial, translating into MRLLRVLLRGASPGSIPQQVDFYSRFSPSPLSMKQFLDFGSENACEKTSFMFLRQELPVRLANIMKEINLLPDNLLRTPSVQLVQSWYVQSLQEILDFKDKSSEDSGAVHSFTDTVIKIRNRHNDVIPTMAQGVIEYKESFGIDPVTSQNVQYFLDRFYMSRISIRMLLNQHSLLFGGKINPAHPKHIGSIDPSCNVVEVIRDGYESAKRLCDLYYMSSPELILEELNGKSPGQPMQVVYVPSHLYHMVFELFKNAMRATMEHNADRCIYPPIHVHVTLGNEDLTVKMSDRGGGVAVRKIDRLFNYMYSTAPRPRVETSRATPLAGFGYGLPISRLYAQYFQGDLKLYSLEGYGTDAVIYIKALSTESIERLPVYNKAAWKHYKANHEADDWCVPSSEPKDMTTFRST